The genomic segment ACAGCGCGAACAGCGTCAGTTGCCAGCTGATTTGCAAACTCATCACCAACAATACCGAGCAACCCATCACCAGTGAATCCACCAGCGTCAGCACCCCTTCGCCGGCGGCGAAAACCACGCGGTCCACATCATTGGTGGCGCGCGCCATCAAATCGCCGGTACGATGGCGCAGATAAAAGCCCGGCAATTGCCGGCTGAGCAACTGGTAAAGCCGGTCGCGCAGTTCTACCGCCAGCCGGTATGCGGCGCCAAATAATAATACTCGCCAGACATAGCGCAGCCCATAGACCAGCACCGCGGTGAAGACCATCACCCCTAGCCACAGCGCGAGACACCGCCCGCTGGCGTTGCCGGCCACCACGCTATCGATAATCATCCCCACCAGCCGCGGCGGCACTAATTGCAATAGCGCGATAATGATCAATAATGTCACAGCACCCAGGTATTGCCGCCACTCGCGGCGAAAAAACCATCCTAATTGTGCAAATAATCTCACGAGGCGTTATTCCAAAAATAAAAAGGGCCGGACAGCCGCGCCGAGCGCCAAGCGCCAAGCGCCAAGCGCTATTGTGGCCGCATTATACCGTGATTAAGAAATTTATGCTGGTTTCAACCCTGGCGGAGACCGAAAGCCATGGGGGGCGCGGCGCTGTTATCGCCCCCACCGCAGGGATTAGTGATTTAGTGGTCGAAAGGTTAAATGGCTAAATGGCTGAAGGGTCAATTGCTCAAACGGCTAACGGGCCGATAAGGCAACTTGTCGAATGGTTGAATGGTCTTATGCCGATTGCGTGATTGTCCAACTGGTCGAATGGACGATTGGTTGAATGGTTAATTGACCGTATGGCGATTAAGCCGGCGTGGTAGTTTATAAATAGGATTCATGCCGCGATCATCAGATAATATATTCTCTTTTTATGGCAATAAAAGAGAAATTATTCCTCCAAATTATGATAATAATGCAATAAATAGCAAACCCTTTTTCCGCTATTGTGGTTAGGCTATGTTTAAATTACCAATAAGGACATGAGTCATGTCGTCATGGGCAGCACGGGCGGTAAACGAGATAGCGAGCGACTTCCAGCGCTCGGCGGATACCCATTTAATCCGGCTTACGTTGCCGGCCTTTCCCAATATTATCTTCTACCTAAAAGATGAGAGCACCCACCCTTCCGGCAGCCTAAAGCATCGGCTCGCCCGATCGTTGTTTCTCTACGGGCTTTGTAACGGCTGGATCCGTCAGGGCATGCCTATTATTGAAGCATTATCCGGCAGCACCGCCGTGTCCGAGGCCTATTTCGCCCGCCTGCTGGGCCTGCCTTTTATCGCCGTGGTAGCCGGATGTACCGCGCGGCGAAAAATCGAGCATCACGGCGGCCGCTGTCATTTCGTCAGCCACGGCGGATTGATTTACGATGAGGCGAAACGGCTGGCGCGTGAGCAAAACGGCCATTATATGGATCAGTTTACCTACGCCGAACGGGCTACCGACTGGCGCGGAAATAATAATATTGCCGAAAGCATCTGGCGCCAGCTGTCACGCGAGCCGTTTCCACAGCCGTCCTGGATGGTGATGAGTGCCGGCACCGGCGGCACCTCCGCGACGCTTGCACGTTATATCCGCTATCAGGGCCACCCGACTCGCTTGATGGTCGTCGCCCCGGAAAATTCCGTGTTCCATGCATTTTTTCGCCAGCGCGATCCCGAACTGACCCATAATCGGCCCAGCCGTATTGAAGGTATTGGCCGGCCCCGGGTCGAGCCGTCGTTTATCCCTGATGTGATCGATGAAATGATGACCGTGCCCTACGGGGCCAGCATCGCCACGCTAGGGTGGCTGGAACCGCTGCTCGGCCGCCGCGTGGGTGGCTCTACCGGCACCAACATGTGGGGCGCGCTGCAATTGGCCAAACGTATGCGCGCCGCCGGCGAAGCGGGGGCCATCGTCACGTTATTATGCGACGGCGGCGAACGCTATAGCGACACTTACTACCAGCCGACATGGGTAAAGGAACATATCGGCGATATTCGTCCGTGGCAGATTGAGCTGGAAAACCTGTAACGGCAAACAACCGCCGCAATTTTCGCCGCCCGCTACTGTTCATCCGCAGGCAGAGACAGTACCCTATACCCTTTGCCATGAATAGTGAACGTAACAGATGAAACGAGCGGTGGTGGTGTTTAGCAGCGGGCAGGATTCAACCACCTGCCTTATCTAGGCCTTAAATCAGTACGACGAAGTCCATTGCGTTACCTTCGATTATGGTCAGTGCCATCGGGCGGAAATTACCGTCGCCCGCGAGCTTGCGATGCAGTTGGGCGCGCGGGCGCACAAGGTGATCGACGCCGGCCTGCTTAATGCGCTGGCGGTCAGCAGCCTCACCCGCGACAACATTCCGGTACCGGGCTACGAGGACACGCCCGATGGTCTGCCCAGCACCTTTGTGCCCGGCCGCAACATCCTGTTTTTGACGCTGGCCGCCATCTACGCCTATCAGGTCGAGGCGGACGCGGTCATCACCGGCGTGTGCGAGACGGATTTCTCCGGTTATTCCGATTGCCGCGACGACTTTATCAAAGCGCTGAACCACGCGGTCAATCTTGGTATGGCGCGCGAATTACAATTCGTCACGCCGCTAATGTGGCTGGACAAAGCTGAAACTTGGGCGCTGGCGGATTATTACCATCAACTTGAAAGGGTGCGGCATGATACGCTGACCTGCTACAACGGCATCAAAGGCGATGGCTGTGGACAATGCGCAGCCTGCCATTTACGCGCGCGCGGGCCGGCGGCGTATCGCGCGCAGCCGCAGGCGGTGATAGCTTCGCTGAAAGCTAAAACCGGCCTGCGCTGAAAGCGCCATGCTCCTGCACCGCCCTAGCCAAGCGGCCTTAAGCACCTGATACCGCTGCGGTCAGACCCAGCAAGCACGCTCGCAGTTGATTCTCCCTGCGCCAACAGACCCAGCCAAGCGGCGCTGACTGCTTAATACCGCTGCGCCGCCCGCCCCCGCCGAACGTCGCTGACAGCGGTTAGCGCTGCGCCATCCCCTCCACGCGGCGCTGGAGCCATCAGCGCTCCCATGCAACGCCGTACTTACCTTCTCCCGCGGCGCTTAGAGCTTCAGGCAATCCTTGATCCGGGCCATCGTTGCCGGACCGATACCTTTCACTTTTTCCAAATCTTCGATACGCTCAAACGGACCGTGCTGCTCACGATAATCAATAATCGCCTGGCCCTTTTTGGGCCCGATGCCTTTCAGCCCGTCCACCAATTCGTCAAGGGGGCGGTATTGATACTGATTCTGTCTTCATCCTCCTCCGTGCTGTCCGCACTCGGCGCGGCATCCGGTGCGGGTTCCGCCACGCGCTTGCCTTGCACCGGCCCGGCGCTCTGCGTATTGCCGCTCGGTGGCGTATCTCCGGCGCCGTCTTTCACCCTACCGCCCGTGATTTTTTTTCTTGCTTCGCCCCAGCCCGCCCTTTGCTACCGGAGGGTTTAGGATGCGCCTTAACGCTAGCCGTGGGCCGTTCGGTTTTTTCTTGCTTACTGTCCGAGGTACTGCGGGTAGTGGGCCGTTCGACTTCTTCTTGCTTGTCATCCGAAGGGGCGGTATCCGTCGCCTGGTAATCCATCGGCGTCATCGCGTCCTCCAGCGGCAGCGCCGCCTCGAACGAAACGGGATCGGTCTGGGTGGCTTTATCGGCGGTGGCGGGTTTTTCCGCCGTGTCACCGGCGAGGATGGCCCGCGCCGGTGACACGTACTGTAGGGACAAAACAGCGATGAGGGTCAATAACGTCCTGGTGAATATCGGCTGTCGCATGCTCTTCTCTCCTTAGTGTATTCCCGGCAGAGCATGCCCTGGCGTTCCGATTGCCGCTACCGCTGGCGATGAAAAACGCAACAGGCCGCGAAAGCGGCCTGTTGGATTTGCACAGTTAACGGTAGCGTTGCGGTCAGTGTCGCATTATTGCATCTGCGCCGCCGCGCCCATTTTGATTTTCGCCGCCGCCCGCAGGTTCGCCAGCAGCGCATCAAAGGCCACGCCGGTCATCCCTTGATTCAGCTGGTCCACGAATGCTTTGCGCTGCTGCTCATCAAGCGATCGCGGCGTCACGCTATCCAACGCAATCAGGACTATGTCCCCTTGCGCATTGGTGGCCATGCCGTAGCTGCTTTTGCCCTGCGGCGGCTGCGGCAGCGTAAAGAGGGTTTGCGCCAGCGGATCGCCTTGGTTGGCGGAGTCGAAATGCTGCACGGCGCTGAAGCTCAGGCCGACGGCCCGCAGCGCCTCGGCGCCTTTATCGTTGCCCTGCTTTAAGGCGGCGAGCGCTTTTTCAGCGTCTACGCGGGCCTGCTCTACGGCTTTCTGGCGCTTCACTTCCTGCTCGACCCGCGCGCGCACATCCTCCAGCGGCTTCACATGTTCGGGACGGTGATCGGCAATACGAATGACGAAAGCGCGGTTGCCGTCGACGGTGATCACATCCGAATTGCTGCCTGGCGCCCCATTGCTTCCCAACAACGTCCCCTCGAACAGCACCTGTTTCACCGCGTCATAATTCAGCGCCGCGGGCACGTCATCCCGGCTGAACCAGTCGGTCTCTTGCGCCTTGATGCCGGCGGCGGCGGCGGCCGATGCCAGCGTCTCGTTATCATTGCTGGCCGCATCGCTCACTTTTTGCTGTAGCGCATAATAGGCGTCGATGGCTTTCTCCTGTTTCACCTTCGCCGCCACCTCGTCATGCACCGCGCTCAACGGGCTGACCTGCGCCGGCGCGACATCGTCCAAACGGACGATGAGGAAGCCCACCGAGGATTTAATCACGCCCGACAGATGGCCTTTTTCGCTCAGGTTGGCCTGTTTCAGCTCGTCGAGGCTATCGCTGTCGCTTATCCAGCCGAGATCGCCGCCGTTTTTCGCCGAAACGACATCGGTGGAGTGGGCTTTGGCCAGAACGGCGAAATCGGCGCCCTGCTGCAATTGTTTCAGCCAGTCGTTAGCGTCGTTTTCGGTTTTGCTTTGGATAATGCTGTAGCGTTTACGCGCGGGGACGGTGAATTGATCGTGGTGCTGATCATACCAGGACTGGATCTCTTGTTCGTCGACGCTGACTTTCGCCCGAATCGCTTCATCGTCCATCGGGATATAGCTCACCTTAAAGGTTTCCGGCGACAGGTACTGACTTTTGTGCGCGTTGTAGCTGGCTTGGATCTCATCGTCGCTCGCGGTCTGCTTCGCCGCCAGCGCCTCGATATCAAACGTGGCCAGGCGTGCGTCACGGGTTTGCACCGCCACCGCCAACAGTCGGTCGGTTTCCGCCGGTAACAGGAAGCCGGTGCCGCCAATGCCCTGAATAAGCTGTTGGGTAAGCAATTGTTTGCGCATCAGCGCGGCGTACTGATCCGGCGACAGCCCCATGTTGCCGATCAGGGCGCGGAATTTGGCGTTATCAAATTTATCCTCGGTGCGGAAAGCCGGGATGGCGAAGATCGCCTGTTTGATTTGATCGTCGCCGATAGCCAGTCCCAGCTTATCGGCATACTGATCCAGAAGGGTTTCATCAATCAATTGCGAGAGCACCTGCTGGCGCATCTGGCGCATGTAGCCTTCATTGGCCGCCAATTGGGAGAACTGTTCACCCATGGATTCCTGCTGGCGGTAACGTTCGTTCTGCACCGCCTGCTCCAGCTGCGCACGGCTGATCTGCTGACCGTTCACCTTGGCGGCGTAGTCGCCATCGCCGCCGATAAGATAGTTGCCTACCCCGGTCAGCACGAATGAAACAGCAATAAGCCCCAGAATAATTTTGAGCACGACGTGATTAGCGGCCGCGCGTAAATTGTCCATCATGGTGTGACAACACTCCGCTGTAAATGAATGAAACCTCTGCGCCGGTAAACGGGCTGCCCGCCTGCCGTAGCTCCCCGGAGCCGCTGCGCGTTAACGCTATTTCTCTGACAACGCCAACCCTGCTCTGTCAGCCAATCCAGAAAAAAAAGCGCATCCTGATGATGCGCCTTGTATTCTACCCTACCCGTCTGACTGCGTCAGGTATTAGTTGACGCATGCGAGACCGGGAAAGTGATCAGTTCACCGCGTCTTTCAGCCCCTTACCGGCACGGAAGCCCGGTACCTTGGCAACGGCGATGGTGATCTCTTTACCAGTTTGCGGATTGCGTCCGGTACGGGCGGAACGCTCACGCACGGTGAAGGTGCCAAACCCGACCAGCGCAACGTCATCTCCCTGCTGCAGCGACTCGGTAACCGAACCAATGATTGCATCCAGCGCACGTCCGGCGGCCGCTTTGGAAATATCAGCACCTACGGCAATTTTGTCGATCAGTTGTGACTTATTCACTTTTTCATCCCCTCTTGAATTCTCATGTCGCGGCGGATTTTTCCTTAAACGCGACAGCGCAGCTGTTATATCAAACCCAGTATGCCGGAGCAGACTAAACCTGCCCGCTGCCCCGACCCAACAGCTCACTAACTTAACGGTACAAAAAAAGGCTGGCAAGTCCGAATTGGCCTGCCAGCCCCTTTTTACCGGTTTATTTTACATAAACCCCTCATTTTACCGCTTCGGGCGCCACTTCAATGCCGAAAGGGGCATTCTGTAGCGCCAGATTCAACACCTCGTCGATGCGCTGAACCGGATGAATATCCAGGTCGTTTATCACATTGGCCGGCATATCTTCCAGATCCCGCTTATTCTCGAACGGAATCAGCACGGTTTTGATACCGCCGCGGTGCGCCGCCAGCAGTTTTTCCTTCAGACCGCCGATGGGCAACACCTGACCGCGCAGGGTAATCTCGCCGGTCATCGCCACATTGGCCTTGACGGGATTGCCGGTCAGGCAGGACACCAGCGCGGTACACATCGCGATCCCGGCGCTCGGGCCATCTTTAGGGGTGGCGCCTTCCGGCACATGCACATGAATATCGCGTTTTTCATAAAAGTCGGGGTTGATCCTGAGCTTGTCCGCGCACGCACGCACCACGGTCAGCGCCGCCTGAATGGATTCCTGCATCACCTCTCCCAGCGAACCGGTATAGGTCAATTTGCCCTTGCCGGGCACGCACGCGGTCTCAATGGTCAGCAGATCGCCGCCGACCTCGGTCCACGCCAGACCGGTCACCTGGCCGATGCGGTTTTCTCCTTCTGCGCGTCCGTAATCGAAGCGCTGGACGCCGAGGAAGTTCTTCAGATTGTCGGCGCTGATGGTGATATGTTTCGTGCTCTTATCCATCAGCAGGGTTTTCACCGCCTTGCGGCACAATTTGGAAATTTCCCGCTCCAGGCTGCGCACCCCGGCTTCGCGGGTGTAGTAGCGGATAATCCCCACCAGCGCGCTGTCTTCCACCGTCAACTCGCCTTTCTTCAGAGCGTTGCGCTCAAGCTGCTTAGGCAACAAATGCTG from the Candidatus Sodalis pierantonius str. SOPE genome contains:
- a CDS encoding PLP-dependent cysteine synthase family protein; this encodes MSSWAARAVNEIASDFQRSADTHLIRLTLPAFPNIIFYLKDESTHPSGSLKHRLARSLFLYGLCNGWIRQGMPIIEALSGSTAVSEAYFARLLGLPFIAVVAGCTARRKIEHHGGRCHFVSHGGLIYDEAKRLAREQNGHYMDQFTYAERATDWRGNNNIAESIWRQLSREPFPQPSWMVMSAGTGGTSATLARYIRYQGHPTRLMVVAPENSVFHAFFRQRDPELTHNRPSRIEGIGRPRVEPSFIPDVIDEMMTVPYGASIATLGWLEPLLGRRVGGSTGTNMWGALQLAKRMRAAGEAGAIVTLLCDGGERYSDTYYQPTWVKEHIGDIRPWQIELENL
- a CDS encoding ComEA family DNA-binding protein, which translates into the protein MDGLKGIGPKKGQAIIDYREQHGPFERIEDLEKVKGIGPATMARIKDCLKL
- the ppiD gene encoding peptidylprolyl isomerase, translating into MMDNLRAAANHVVLKIILGLIAVSFVLTGVGNYLIGGDGDYAAKVNGQQISRAQLEQAVQNERYRQQESMGEQFSQLAANEGYMRQMRQQVLSQLIDETLLDQYADKLGLAIGDDQIKQAIFAIPAFRTEDKFDNAKFRALIGNMGLSPDQYAALMRKQLLTQQLIQGIGGTGFLLPAETDRLLAVAVQTRDARLATFDIEALAAKQTASDDEIQASYNAHKSQYLSPETFKVSYIPMDDEAIRAKVSVDEQEIQSWYDQHHDQFTVPARKRYSIIQSKTENDANDWLKQLQQGADFAVLAKAHSTDVVSAKNGGDLGWISDSDSLDELKQANLSEKGHLSGVIKSSVGFLIVRLDDVAPAQVSPLSAVHDEVAAKVKQEKAIDAYYALQQKVSDAASNDNETLASAAAAAGIKAQETDWFSRDDVPAALNYDAVKQVLFEGTLLGSNGAPGSNSDVITVDGNRAFVIRIADHRPEHVKPLEDVRARVEQEVKRQKAVEQARVDAEKALAALKQGNDKGAEALRAVGLSFSAVQHFDSANQGDPLAQTLFTLPQPPQGKSSYGMATNAQGDIVLIALDSVTPRSLDEQQRKAFVDQLNQGMTGVAFDALLANLRAAAKIKMGAAAQMQ
- the hupB gene encoding nucleoid-associated protein HU-beta — encoded protein: MSRLRKNPPRHENSRGDEKVNKSQLIDKIAVGADISKAAAGRALDAIIGSVTESLQQGDDVALVGFGTFTVRERSARTGRNPQTGKEITIAVAKVPGFRAGKGLKDAVN